The Clostridium sporogenes region AAGGTATTTTATCCTTATCTACAAATACAGTTTTTAAGGCTAACATTATTCGTGAAAGTTCTCCCCCAGATACTACTTTATCTAAAGGTTTTAAAGGCTCTCCTGGATTAGTAGATACATAAAATTCTACCTTGTCACAGCCACCTTTAAAAAAACTAGATACTAAATCTACATTAATTTTAAATCTAGTTTTAGAAAGTCCTACATAGCTCAATTCTTTTTTCACCCTTACTTCTAATTCTTCTGCGTATTTAACCCTTATATTATGGATTTGCATGGCTATTTCTTTTAAATTGTCTAATACTTTTTTTCTGTCCTTGTTTAATTTTTCTATTATTTCTTCTGAATTCACCATATCTTCATATTGCTTTTCTATTTTATTTTTATATTCTATAATCTCTTTTATGGTTGTACCATACTTTTTCTTAAGAGTAGATATTTGAAAAAGCCTACTATTTATACAGTCTAATTCATTTTCATCATAATATATATTATCTTTTATATCTCCTATATTTCTTATGGACTCCTCTATTATATAATAAGCCTCTTTTAAGCTTTGACATATATTCGTCACTTTATCTATGTTATTAATAGATTCCATCTCTCTTATAACGTACCCTAAACTATCAAAGGCTGAGGACTCCTCTTCTAATCCCCCATATAGTATTCCATAGCTATTATTTAGTACTTTGCTAATTTTTTCCGCGTTTGAAAGTTCTAAAAATTTATTATCTAATTCTTCCTCTTCTCCCTCTTTTAAATTAGCCTCTCCTATTTCTTTAATTTGATATTTTAAAAAATCCATTAACTTTTCTCTTTCACTTTCATCTCCACCGGATAACTCTTTTATTTTGTTTTCTATATTTAAAAGAGTTAAATACTCACCCTTATAACTCTCCATAATAGCCCATAATTCTTTTTCACTAAAATAATCTAAATAATTTATATGATTTTCAGAGCTTAAAAGATTTTGATTTTCATGTTGTCCATGAATATCTAATAAGGTGCTTGTTATTTCTTTTAAATTAGCTAATAAAACACTTTTC contains the following coding sequences:
- the recN gene encoding DNA repair protein RecN produces the protein MLLQLNIKNFALIEELSISFDKGFNVLTGETGAGKSILIDAISYVLGGKFNRDLIRTGENKTYVEAVFSIENESTERILKEQGIDSEDILIIARETFQYGKSIAKVNGKSVLLANLKEITSTLLDIHGQHENQNLLSSENHINYLDYFSEKELWAIMESYKGEYLTLLNIENKIKELSGGDESEREKLMDFLKYQIKEIGEANLKEGEEEELDNKFLELSNAEKISKVLNNSYGILYGGLEEESSAFDSLGYVIREMESINNIDKVTNICQSLKEAYYIIEESIRNIGDIKDNIYYDENELDCINSRLFQISTLKKKYGTTIKEIIEYKNKIEKQYEDMVNSEEIIEKLNKDRKKVLDNLKEIAMQIHNIRVKYAEELEVRVKKELSYVGLSKTRFKINVDLVSSFFKGGCDKVEFYVSTNPGEPLKPLDKVVSGGELSRIMLALKTVFVDKDKIPSVIFDEIDTGISGVVAQSVGEKMYSISHGRQVFCITHLPQIACMSDNHYYIHKEVLEDKTYTKVTKLSKEHKEIEIGRMIGGSNLTDITLQNAKEIIKIADNKKEEILKNS